A genomic segment from Deltaproteobacteria bacterium encodes:
- a CDS encoding zinc ABC transporter substrate-binding protein: MLTRRALLITATALLALSLAAPAIAQSDKTIPVVATFSILGDMVKRIGGEYVAVTTLVGPDGDTHVYQPTPADARAVGEAQILVANGLQFEGWLDRLVDASDFRGVRVVTTKGIKPIAFEEAGHDEHAMEHGRDKHAKGDDHDKHAKEHGHDEGAKGDGHEGHHHGVFDPHAWQSLRHATVYVDNITAALAKADPRNAGAFHRNREAYVAEIEALDSDIRGIVAKLPAGSRTIVTSHDAFQYFGREYGLEFVAPQGLGTESEASAKDVARLVRFMRERGIRAVFVENIGDPRLLKRIADETGAMVGGRLYPGALSGPDGPAATYLDMIRHNATTLAKALAPAS, from the coding sequence ATGCTCACGCGCAGGGCGCTTCTGATAACCGCCACCGCCCTCCTCGCCCTGTCGCTCGCGGCACCGGCCATCGCGCAGTCCGACAAAACGATCCCGGTGGTCGCCACCTTCTCGATCCTCGGCGATATGGTGAAGCGCATCGGCGGAGAGTACGTTGCCGTCACGACGCTCGTTGGCCCCGACGGGGACACCCATGTCTATCAGCCGACCCCGGCTGATGCGCGGGCCGTCGGCGAAGCGCAGATTCTTGTCGCCAACGGACTGCAATTCGAAGGCTGGCTGGACCGTCTGGTCGACGCTTCGGACTTCCGCGGTGTCCGGGTAGTGACGACCAAGGGCATCAAGCCGATCGCGTTCGAGGAAGCCGGCCACGACGAACACGCCATGGAGCATGGTCGCGACAAACACGCCAAGGGCGACGATCACGACAAGCACGCGAAGGAGCACGGCCACGACGAAGGCGCCAAGGGCGACGGTCACGAAGGGCACCACCACGGTGTTTTCGACCCCCATGCATGGCAGAGCCTCCGCCATGCAACGGTTTACGTGGACAACATCACTGCGGCGCTCGCCAAGGCCGATCCGCGGAATGCCGGTGCGTTCCACCGGAATCGCGAGGCCTATGTGGCCGAGATCGAAGCTCTCGATTCAGATATCCGTGGGATCGTTGCCAAGCTGCCCGCGGGGAGCCGGACCATCGTCACCTCCCACGATGCGTTCCAGTATTTCGGTCGCGAATACGGGCTTGAGTTCGTCGCGCCGCAGGGGCTCGGCACCGAGTCGGAGGCGTCCGCAAAGGATGTCGCCCGCTTGGTCCGGTTTATGCGCGAACGGGGCATTCGCGCCGTATTCGTCGAGAACATTGGCGATCCACGCCTTCTGAAGCGCATCGCCGACGAGACGGGAGCCATGGTTGGCGGCAGGCTCTATCCTGGCGCTCTGTCCGGCCCGGACGGTCCGGCAGCGACCTACCTCGACATGATACGGCACAACGCGACGACGCTGGCGAAGGCGCTGGCGCCGGCGTCGTAA
- a CDS encoding metal ABC transporter permease — protein sequence MMWEVLVQPFADFGFMRRALMGCIAISVGATPVGVFLMLRRMSLTGDAMACAILPGVAVGYLFAGLSLGAMAVGGLLSGMVVALLAGFVTRFTVLREDASLAAFYLISLALGVLIVSTRGNNVDLMHVLFGTVLALDDNALILLCSIASVSLFALAALFRPLVLECADPQFLRSVSGLSAMTHFTFLALVVLNLLGGFHALGTLMAVGIMILPAAAARFWAVSIGGLIAAAVAFAMLSSLSGMLLSYHFSLPSGPAIILVAGLAYALSLAFGPVGSLAGRAFPLRYLEA from the coding sequence ATGATGTGGGAGGTTCTCGTCCAGCCCTTCGCCGACTTCGGCTTCATGCGGCGCGCGCTGATGGGCTGCATTGCGATCTCGGTGGGCGCGACACCGGTCGGGGTATTCCTGATGCTGCGCCGCATGAGCCTTACGGGCGACGCGATGGCTTGTGCGATCCTTCCGGGTGTGGCCGTCGGCTATCTCTTCGCGGGCCTCTCGCTTGGGGCGATGGCCGTTGGCGGGCTGCTCTCAGGCATGGTTGTGGCGCTGCTTGCGGGTTTCGTGACCCGTTTCACGGTGCTGCGCGAGGACGCGAGTCTGGCGGCCTTCTACCTGATCTCGCTGGCGTTGGGCGTGCTGATCGTGTCCACCCGGGGCAACAATGTCGATCTGATGCACGTGCTTTTCGGCACCGTGCTCGCGCTCGACGACAACGCCTTGATCCTTCTCTGTTCCATCGCGAGCGTTTCGTTGTTCGCGCTCGCGGCCCTGTTTCGACCGCTCGTGCTCGAATGCGCGGATCCGCAGTTCCTGCGCTCGGTGAGCGGGCTCAGCGCCATGACGCACTTCACGTTTCTTGCCCTCGTCGTGCTGAACCTCCTGGGCGGCTTTCACGCGCTCGGCACGCTGATGGCCGTCGGTATCATGATCCTTCCCGCGGCCGCCGCGCGATTCTGGGCAGTCAGCATCGGTGGACTGATCGCCGCCGCCGTTGCTTTTGCGATGCTCTCGAGCCTGAGCGGCATGCTTCTCTCCTATCACTTCAGCCTGCCATCCGGGCCGGCGATCATCCTTGTCGCGGGTCTCGCCTACGCGCTGTCGCTGGCCTTCGGGCCGGTGGGCAGTCTCGCCGGGCGGGCCTTCCCGCTCCGTTATCTCGAAGCCTGA
- a CDS encoding VWA domain-containing protein, translating into MLWLFPTAFFILLGAVPLILLLNSLRPRGPRVPVTALFLLEKVLRERPMGRRLGWLWHRNLPLILQLLAALAVITALAGPALLGVGAGARDWVVVMDQSASMKAAGASGVRFDAAREELLRRIDGLGGGDRMMIIGAAAEPVVVQPFTRDRARLRRTARDLSATDAEAPVKEAVLLAHTFLKRQGPHRVVVLTDGAFKGIEELPWAASYLELVQVEGGADNVGILGFQFRRVPGEADEYEAMVLVQNFTERPVHAPLVVTVADRVVSRTLLSLGPSAREVLIYGVPGPLRGRATALLAVDDDLQTDNRAYLSFPDERPTRVLYVGPGNPYLERLLRYFPHVTLARIDRIPEDRVTEQVAAYDVVMLDRVPAPPLERGNFILMRTVPEGLGLRVAGVAPRPVLASADSAHPLAAGVRLDGLVVRDALALAADGGGVSLAASEGGPLIHVVEKGDLKALVFAFDLTRSDLPFRVSFPLLVRNAFSWFRPASREFPASQVAAGLPFVADVGVDEEQLVFVSPSGETLPVRTRERTGTYSDTAEVGFYQFSGTRGDGEFAVNLFSEEESRIRPSYRAEPAEAAPAAAESAPGARFDLWPVLLVLGLALLLAECVLVCRMRRSLLPLWLRVPAAAVLVLALVNPRMLAEDPELDVVMAVDLSHSVGEEARARAADMLERAQEKLNPKVRLGLFSFARRPQWEFLPTDEIPVSELPPPPERDATDLAAAIQGALGELSEGRESRIVLISDANENRGSVERVLPMLRSHGVAVWPYPVSLAEGRNEVYLSEFSVPSVVDSGETFEIKAALTSAGASSASISLLRDGRVIRSTRRELAPGANWLSFTDSVDRRGTHTYELMVEADADVLAENNLLQGIVSVKGPSRILYLHDPDAARRFMAEALRVQGYEVEEKTPARANLTLPELSGFDLLVLDNVPAYQLSQVKMERIERFVRDLGGGLIVLGGTRSYGAGGYYRTPLEQTLPVEMRPPVRMELPHVALLFVVDKSGSMGGGPFGTTKLDLAKAATMASAELLNPSDEVGILAFDSNWEWVVPFRQAGGGESIAEDVARLTSDGGTDLLKAMVEGRRALAEKKAAIKHVLVLSDGLTEKADLVEQVTRMARDRITVSTVSIGGDADRRLMTQLAQGGRGRSYATVDPRTIPQIFTTETLLISRDLLVEKTVTPVALGGSGPMRGLTGQPLPQILGYVLTHVKPRAEVHLRAGEDPLLVSWRYGLGRVYAFTSDVSGRWGRHWVQWPAFSRWAAQMARLAVRNVSEHRLRTDFVREGEAMSAVVDLFSASGRPVNHLKLQGLLTRADETLQEETFRQVAPGRYQTRFATPSRGINLLTVQHPTGVLPGVPPLVPNLAMGAAASAVGSAAASPLAFTVPFIVPFSQEYREMNANQELLERLARETGGKVLQANTLAEDIEGLFTADPDAAGSVRGIWWALAAAGLGVFLLDLALRAFLHVRRAR; encoded by the coding sequence GTGCTCTGGCTCTTCCCCACCGCCTTCTTCATCCTGCTCGGAGCGGTGCCGCTCATCCTGCTGCTCAACAGCCTGCGGCCCAGGGGTCCACGTGTCCCCGTAACCGCATTGTTCCTCCTGGAGAAGGTGCTGCGGGAACGCCCCATGGGCCGCCGCCTGGGCTGGCTCTGGCACCGCAACCTGCCGTTGATCCTGCAACTCCTGGCGGCCCTGGCGGTCATCACCGCGCTGGCGGGCCCCGCGCTCCTGGGCGTGGGCGCCGGCGCCCGCGACTGGGTGGTGGTGATGGACCAGAGCGCCAGCATGAAGGCGGCCGGCGCGTCCGGCGTGCGCTTCGACGCCGCCCGGGAAGAACTGCTCCGGCGCATCGACGGGCTCGGCGGCGGCGACCGCATGATGATCATCGGGGCGGCGGCGGAGCCCGTGGTGGTGCAGCCCTTCACACGGGACCGCGCCCGGCTCCGGCGCACCGCGCGGGACCTGTCCGCCACCGACGCCGAGGCGCCGGTGAAGGAGGCGGTGCTGCTGGCGCACACGTTCCTCAAGCGCCAGGGGCCGCACCGGGTGGTGGTGCTCACCGACGGCGCCTTCAAGGGCATCGAGGAGTTGCCGTGGGCCGCATCCTACCTGGAGCTGGTGCAGGTGGAGGGCGGCGCGGACAACGTCGGCATCCTGGGTTTCCAGTTTCGCCGGGTGCCCGGCGAGGCCGACGAGTACGAGGCCATGGTGCTGGTGCAGAACTTCACCGAGCGGCCGGTGCACGCGCCGCTGGTGGTCACCGTGGCCGACCGGGTGGTGAGCCGCACGCTGCTGTCCCTGGGGCCGTCCGCCCGCGAGGTGCTGATCTACGGCGTTCCGGGTCCCCTGCGCGGGCGCGCCACCGCCCTGCTGGCCGTCGACGACGACCTCCAGACCGACAACCGCGCGTATCTGTCCTTCCCGGACGAACGCCCCACGCGGGTGCTCTACGTGGGGCCCGGCAACCCGTACCTGGAACGGCTGTTGCGCTATTTCCCCCACGTCACCCTGGCGCGCATCGACCGCATCCCGGAGGACCGGGTCACCGAGCAGGTGGCCGCCTACGACGTGGTGATGCTTGACCGGGTGCCGGCGCCGCCCCTTGAGCGCGGCAACTTCATCCTCATGCGCACGGTGCCGGAAGGGCTGGGGCTGCGCGTGGCCGGAGTGGCCCCCCGGCCGGTGTTGGCGTCGGCCGATTCCGCGCACCCGCTGGCGGCGGGCGTGCGTCTCGACGGGCTGGTGGTGCGCGACGCCCTGGCGCTCGCGGCCGACGGTGGAGGCGTTTCCCTGGCGGCGTCCGAGGGCGGGCCCTTGATCCACGTGGTGGAGAAGGGCGACCTCAAGGCGCTGGTCTTCGCCTTCGACCTCACCCGGTCGGATCTTCCGTTCCGTGTGTCGTTCCCGTTGCTGGTGCGCAACGCCTTCTCCTGGTTCCGGCCCGCGTCTCGCGAGTTCCCGGCCAGCCAGGTGGCCGCGGGCCTGCCGTTCGTAGCCGACGTGGGCGTGGACGAGGAGCAACTGGTGTTCGTGAGCCCGTCGGGCGAGACCCTCCCCGTGCGCACCCGGGAACGCACCGGCACCTACAGCGACACCGCGGAGGTGGGTTTCTACCAGTTCAGCGGGACGCGCGGGGACGGCGAGTTCGCGGTGAACCTGTTCAGCGAGGAGGAGTCGCGCATCCGGCCGTCGTACCGGGCGGAGCCCGCGGAGGCCGCGCCGGCGGCGGCCGAGAGCGCCCCGGGCGCCCGCTTCGACCTTTGGCCGGTGTTGCTGGTGCTGGGTTTGGCGTTGCTCCTGGCGGAGTGCGTGCTGGTCTGCCGCATGCGCCGGTCGCTGCTGCCGCTGTGGCTGCGGGTTCCCGCGGCCGCGGTGCTGGTGCTGGCCCTGGTGAACCCGCGCATGCTGGCGGAGGACCCCGAGTTGGACGTGGTCATGGCCGTGGACCTCTCCCACAGCGTCGGGGAGGAGGCCCGCGCGCGCGCCGCGGACATGCTGGAGCGCGCCCAGGAGAAGTTGAACCCCAAGGTGCGCCTGGGCCTGTTCTCCTTCGCGCGGCGCCCCCAGTGGGAGTTTCTCCCCACCGACGAGATCCCGGTGAGCGAGCTGCCGCCCCCGCCCGAGCGCGACGCCACCGACCTGGCGGCGGCCATTCAGGGCGCCCTTGGAGAGCTGAGCGAGGGGCGCGAGAGCCGCATCGTGCTCATCTCGGACGCCAACGAGAACCGCGGCTCGGTGGAGCGGGTGCTGCCCATGCTGCGTTCCCACGGAGTGGCCGTGTGGCCGTATCCGGTAAGCCTCGCGGAGGGCCGGAACGAGGTCTACCTGTCCGAGTTCTCGGTGCCCTCGGTGGTGGACAGCGGCGAGACCTTCGAGATCAAGGCCGCCCTCACCAGCGCCGGGGCGTCGTCCGCCAGCATATCCCTGCTGCGCGACGGACGCGTGATCCGCTCCACGCGCCGGGAACTGGCCCCCGGCGCCAACTGGCTCAGCTTCACCGACAGCGTGGACCGGCGCGGCACCCACACCTACGAGCTGATGGTGGAGGCGGACGCGGACGTGCTGGCGGAGAACAACCTGCTGCAGGGCATCGTCAGCGTCAAGGGACCTTCGCGCATCCTCTACCTCCACGACCCGGACGCGGCCCGGCGCTTCATGGCCGAGGCGCTGCGGGTCCAGGGTTACGAGGTGGAGGAGAAGACCCCGGCGCGGGCCAACCTCACCCTGCCCGAGCTGTCGGGCTTCGACCTGCTGGTGCTGGACAACGTCCCCGCCTACCAGCTCTCGCAGGTCAAGATGGAGCGCATCGAGCGCTTCGTGCGAGATCTCGGCGGCGGCCTCATCGTGCTCGGCGGCACCCGCAGCTACGGCGCCGGCGGATACTATCGCACGCCCCTGGAGCAGACGCTGCCGGTGGAGATGCGTCCGCCGGTGCGCATGGAGTTGCCCCACGTGGCGCTGCTCTTCGTGGTGGACAAGTCCGGCAGCATGGGCGGCGGCCCCTTCGGTACCACCAAGCTGGATCTGGCCAAGGCCGCCACCATGGCGTCGGCCGAGCTGCTCAACCCCAGCGACGAGGTGGGCATCCTCGCGTTCGATTCCAACTGGGAGTGGGTGGTGCCGTTCCGGCAGGCCGGCGGCGGTGAGAGCATCGCCGAGGACGTCGCCCGGCTCACCTCCGACGGCGGCACGGACCTGCTCAAGGCCATGGTAGAGGGCCGCCGCGCCCTCGCCGAGAAGAAGGCCGCCATCAAGCATGTGTTGGTGCTGTCCGACGGCCTCACCGAGAAGGCGGACTTGGTGGAGCAGGTCACCCGCATGGCCCGGGACCGCATCACGGTCTCCACGGTCTCCATCGGCGGCGACGCCGACCGGCGGCTCATGACCCAGCTTGCCCAGGGCGGCCGTGGGCGCAGCTACGCCACCGTGGACCCGCGCACCATCCCGCAGATCTTCACCACCGAGACGCTGCTCATCTCGCGGGACCTGCTGGTGGAGAAGACCGTGACGCCGGTGGCGCTGGGGGGTTCGGGGCCCATGCGCGGGCTGACGGGGCAGCCGCTGCCGCAGATCCTGGGCTACGTCCTGACCCACGTGAAGCCGCGCGCAGAGGTCCACCTGCGCGCCGGCGAGGACCCGCTGCTGGTGTCGTGGCGCTACGGGCTGGGACGTGTGTACGCCTTCACCTCGGACGTCTCGGGCCGCTGGGGGCGCCACTGGGTGCAGTGGCCCGCGTTCTCCAGATGGGCCGCGCAGATGGCCCGGCTGGCGGTGCGGAACGTCTCCGAGCATCGTCTGCGTACGGACTTCGTGCGCGAGGGTGAGGCCATGAGCGCGGTGGTGGATCTCTTCTCGGCTTCGGGACGGCCCGTGAACCACCTAAAGCTTCAGGGACTCCTAACCCGCGCCGACGAGACCTTGCAGGAGGAGACCTTCCGGCAGGTGGCGCCGGGCCGCTACCAGACCCGCTTCGCCACCCCGAGCCGGGGCATCAACCTGCTCACCGTCCAGCACCCCACCGGCGTGCTCCCGGGGGTGCCTCCCCTGGTTCCCAACCTGGCGATGGGTGCCGCCGCGTCTGCCGTCGGGTCCGCCGCCGCGTCTCCCCTTGCCTTCACCGTCCCGTTCATCGTCCCGTTCTCGCAGGAGTATCGCGAAATGAACGCCAACCAGGAGTTGCTGGAGCGCTTGGCCCGGGAGACGGGCGGCAAGGTGCTGCAGGCGAACACCCTGGCCGAGGACATCGAAGGTCTCTTCACCGCCGACCCCGACGCCGCCGGATCGGTCCGCGGCATCTGGTGGGCGCTCGCCGCCGCCGGCCTCGGCGTCTTCCTGCTGGACCTGGCGTTGCGCGCCTTCCTGCACGTGCGCCGGGCGCGTTGA
- a CDS encoding DUF1826 domain-containing protein → MADRMNIGASCRPCGAGIATCDAAEGLAAINRLDMELVIWRRALPQGLRNWIEHIDVADFRDIHVLIQPQALRRVLLPLLDANGMPPGDMRNLLIGDVDDLVSGFSRVARTDLVDVRLERVTTDACWKFHRDCVEARLLTTYRGPATEWIQPIHAERALREQKRFKGPVEQFRKNDVAIFRGSCAEPGSGIVHRSPPIADTGRTRLLLCLNKRSTASPKPWPVGFEH, encoded by the coding sequence ATGGCGGACAGGATGAACATAGGCGCAAGTTGCCGCCCATGCGGCGCTGGCATTGCGACGTGCGACGCGGCGGAAGGTCTGGCCGCCATCAACAGGCTCGACATGGAACTCGTGATCTGGCGCCGAGCACTTCCCCAGGGTCTGAGGAACTGGATTGAGCACATCGACGTTGCCGATTTTCGAGACATACACGTCCTGATCCAGCCCCAAGCCCTCAGGCGGGTTTTGCTGCCTCTTCTCGACGCCAATGGGATGCCCCCTGGCGACATGCGAAACCTGCTGATCGGAGATGTCGATGATCTCGTTTCGGGATTTTCCAGGGTTGCCCGGACCGATCTCGTTGATGTAAGGCTGGAGCGCGTCACCACCGATGCCTGTTGGAAATTCCACCGGGACTGCGTGGAGGCGCGCCTGCTGACGACCTATCGTGGTCCTGCGACGGAGTGGATCCAGCCGATCCACGCCGAGCGGGCGTTGCGCGAACAGAAACGATTCAAAGGACCGGTAGAGCAGTTCCGTAAAAACGACGTGGCGATTTTCAGGGGAAGCTGCGCCGAACCGGGAAGCGGAATCGTGCACCGCTCGCCGCCGATCGCGGACACTGGCCGCACGCGCTTGCTGCTTTGTCTCAACAAGCGATCGACAGCATCTCCGAAGCCGTGGCCGGTAGGCTTCGAACACTAA
- a CDS encoding ABC transporter ATP-binding protein, whose product MTCALEFQDLTLGYDRHPAVHRLCVEIAEGSLTAIVGPNGAGKSTVLKGVIGSLRPLEGRIALGRIARGGIAYLPQQSDVDRSFPIAVADLVAMGLWREIGGFAGLRAIHHARVAEAISAVGLEGFEKRPIGSLSGGELQRALFARLLLQNAGLVLLDEPFTAVDARTTADLIGVVRRWHGEGRTVLAVLHDFDTVRAHFPHSLMLARELVAHGPTAQVLTAENQCRARELCEACAATPHAWGRSVA is encoded by the coding sequence ATGACCTGCGCCCTCGAGTTTCAGGACCTGACCCTCGGCTACGATCGGCATCCCGCGGTGCACCGCCTCTGTGTCGAGATCGCCGAGGGCAGCCTGACGGCCATCGTCGGACCCAACGGGGCCGGCAAATCCACGGTGCTGAAGGGAGTGATCGGCTCACTCCGCCCGCTCGAAGGTCGGATCGCCTTGGGCCGGATCGCGCGGGGCGGAATCGCCTACCTGCCGCAGCAATCGGACGTCGACCGGTCTTTCCCGATCGCCGTCGCCGACCTCGTGGCGATGGGCCTCTGGCGGGAGATCGGCGGTTTTGCCGGCTTGCGGGCCATTCACCACGCACGCGTCGCCGAAGCGATTTCCGCGGTGGGCCTCGAAGGGTTCGAGAAGCGGCCCATCGGGTCGCTGTCGGGCGGCGAGCTACAGCGCGCGCTCTTCGCGCGGCTTCTGTTGCAGAATGCCGGGCTCGTCCTGCTGGATGAGCCCTTCACTGCGGTTGACGCGAGAACAACGGCCGATCTCATCGGCGTGGTGCGGCGCTGGCACGGCGAGGGCCGCACGGTGCTCGCCGTTTTGCACGACTTCGACACGGTGCGGGCTCACTTTCCGCACTCGCTGATGCTGGCGCGCGAGCTCGTTGCCCATGGACCCACCGCGCAGGTGCTGACGGCCGAGAACCAGTGCCGCGCCCGCGAACTGTGCGAGGCCTGCGCCGCCACCCCGCATGCCTGGGGGAGGAGCGTTGCATGA
- a CDS encoding DUF58 domain-containing protein, giving the protein MAVAEARSEAHRFLEPDFLARLDKLRLVAKRLSWGVARGEHPTIRKGYSLEFSDFRKYSQGDDLRYVDWNVYGRLERLLLKVFTAEEEITVYLLLDASLSMAQGDPAKLEFAKNVAAALGYIGLKTHDRVGAMGFAADVGAQLPPARTRGQILSLFNFLEELAPAGRTDLEASMKTFTRIYPRPGLVVLFSDLLDAAGCRAGLEELARKRHDVLLVHVLGEGENRLDPDGDVSLVDVESDRERRVFLDGDLAERFHREVEAYFDGTRRFCESQAMDYRRTTSDVPFDDFVLRYLTQDRRPG; this is encoded by the coding sequence ATGGCGGTGGCCGAGGCGCGCTCCGAGGCGCACCGCTTCCTCGAGCCCGACTTCCTGGCGCGGCTGGACAAGCTGCGCCTGGTGGCCAAGCGCCTGAGCTGGGGCGTGGCCCGGGGCGAGCACCCGACCATCCGCAAGGGCTACAGCCTGGAGTTCTCGGACTTCCGCAAGTACAGCCAAGGCGACGACCTGCGCTACGTGGACTGGAACGTGTACGGGCGCCTGGAGCGGCTGCTGCTCAAGGTGTTCACGGCCGAGGAGGAGATCACGGTCTATCTCCTGCTGGACGCCAGCCTGTCCATGGCCCAGGGAGACCCCGCCAAGCTGGAGTTCGCCAAGAACGTGGCCGCGGCCCTGGGCTACATCGGCCTCAAGACCCACGACCGGGTCGGGGCCATGGGCTTTGCCGCGGACGTGGGGGCGCAGTTGCCGCCGGCGCGCACCCGGGGCCAGATCCTGTCGCTGTTCAACTTCCTCGAGGAACTGGCTCCCGCCGGCCGCACCGACCTGGAGGCGTCCATGAAGACCTTCACCCGGATCTATCCGCGGCCCGGTCTCGTGGTGCTGTTCAGCGACCTGCTGGACGCTGCCGGCTGCCGCGCCGGGCTGGAGGAGCTGGCGCGGAAGCGGCACGATGTCCTTCTGGTGCACGTCCTGGGGGAGGGCGAGAACCGGCTGGATCCAGACGGCGACGTGTCCCTGGTGGACGTGGAGAGCGACCGGGAACGGCGGGTGTTCCTCGACGGCGACCTGGCCGAACGCTTCCACCGGGAGGTGGAGGCGTACTTCGACGGCACCCGGCGTTTCTGCGAGAGCCAGGCCATGGACTACCGCCGCACCACCAGCGACGTCCCCTTCGACGACTTCGTCCTGCGCTACCTGACCCAGGACAGACGACCCGGATAA